In a genomic window of Sphingomonas koreensis:
- the dacB gene encoding D-alanyl-D-alanine carboxypeptidase/D-alanyl-D-alanine endopeptidase, with translation MKRPLSLLALAAATPLAAQQATPLQSRVEAELAKAAPGTRFGLVVTDVQGREIVAVNPDQRFIPASNTKIVTTAAAYMTLPGIDRPDTEGGATVRIEGQDVVLTGRGDARLSSAADCATDCLSQLADAIAAKTKRVRNITGDATLFPDERWSSGMSWNNIPSPYGTALSALTLDDNELIATATPGKAGATPGVAHLGYLTIDNRAITVAAGGKTDLNVDRLPFDRSIRLTGTIAADATPQKIRMGIDDPAHYAAWRLATLLRERGVKVSGDIRSRYRTPDTSDDPRQRGAALPPRVTPPAPLAALTPPPLSEDMRVINKVSQNLHTELLLRRVGLVKGTGSVADGQVQVEAMFAAAGVPRTSWDFSDGSGMSTYNRIAPRGMVKLLHWISAQSWGAAWRETLPVGGVDGTLARRFKGTVLEGRIFAKTGTINATNALAGYLTAKSGKTLTFAAYANDVPSGTAATPAMDAALVAVAEAN, from the coding sequence TTGAAGCGCCCGCTCTCTCTCCTTGCGCTCGCCGCAGCGACGCCGCTTGCCGCACAGCAGGCGACGCCGCTCCAGAGCCGCGTCGAGGCCGAGCTCGCCAAGGCGGCGCCGGGCACGCGGTTCGGCCTGGTCGTCACCGATGTGCAGGGGCGCGAGATCGTGGCGGTCAATCCCGACCAGCGCTTCATCCCGGCGTCGAACACCAAGATCGTCACCACCGCCGCGGCCTATATGACACTGCCGGGGATCGACCGGCCCGATACGGAAGGGGGCGCGACCGTCCGGATCGAGGGGCAAGACGTTGTGCTGACGGGCCGCGGCGACGCGCGGCTGTCGAGCGCGGCGGATTGCGCCACCGACTGCCTGTCGCAGCTCGCCGATGCGATCGCCGCCAAGACGAAGCGCGTGCGCAACATCACCGGCGACGCGACCCTGTTCCCCGACGAGCGCTGGAGTTCGGGGATGAGCTGGAACAACATCCCCAGCCCCTATGGAACCGCACTCAGCGCGCTCACACTGGACGACAATGAGCTGATCGCGACCGCGACACCGGGCAAGGCCGGAGCAACACCGGGCGTCGCCCATCTCGGCTATCTCACGATCGACAACCGCGCCATCACCGTGGCGGCGGGCGGCAAGACCGACCTCAATGTCGATCGGCTGCCCTTCGACCGTAGTATCCGCCTGACCGGCACGATCGCCGCAGACGCTACACCGCAGAAGATCCGGATGGGGATCGACGACCCGGCGCACTATGCCGCCTGGCGGCTCGCCACGTTGCTGCGCGAGCGCGGGGTCAAGGTTTCGGGCGATATCCGCTCGCGCTACCGCACGCCGGACACGAGCGACGATCCCCGTCAGCGGGGCGCCGCGCTACCTCCGCGCGTGACGCCCCCTGCCCCGCTCGCAGCGCTGACTCCGCCGCCGCTGAGCGAGGACATGCGCGTGATCAACAAGGTCAGCCAGAACCTGCACACCGAACTGCTGCTGCGCCGCGTCGGGCTGGTGAAGGGGACAGGATCGGTCGCCGACGGACAGGTTCAGGTCGAGGCGATGTTTGCCGCCGCGGGCGTGCCGCGCACGTCGTGGGATTTCTCCGACGGGTCGGGCATGTCGACCTACAACCGCATCGCGCCGCGCGGGATGGTCAAGCTGCTCCACTGGATCAGCGCCCAGTCCTGGGGCGCGGCGTGGCGCGAGACGCTGCCGGTCGGCGGGGTGGACGGCACGCTGGCGCGCCGATTCAAGGGCACGGTGCTGGAAGGCAGGATCTTCGCCAAGACCGGCACGATCAACGCCACCAATGCGCTTGCCGGCTATTTGACCGCGAAGAGTGGCAAGACGCTGACCTTCGCCGCCTATGCCAATGACGTGCCTTCAGGCACCGCGGCAACTCCGGCGATGGACGCGGCATTGGTAGCGGTCGCCGAAGCGAACTGA
- a CDS encoding class I SAM-dependent methyltransferase, with protein MDRIVYDRMAEHDSTHWWYVARRDILADFIGREVNPPKGARILEIGCGTGHNLPMLGAFGEVDAIEIDPAAREIASKRLGKEVGSAPLPELSGVAEGQYDMIAVLDVVEHIEDDVAALEAMAKRLKPGGTILITVPAHQWMWSAHDVVNHHKRRYSKATLIAALERAGLKWRKLGYFNSLLFPAAVAARLAGKITGKDDSDDSPPAKPLNAIFEKIFGLERHLVGRVPLPPGLSLIVLAQPNG; from the coding sequence ATGGACCGTATCGTTTACGACCGCATGGCCGAGCATGATTCCACCCATTGGTGGTATGTGGCGCGCCGCGACATCCTCGCCGATTTCATCGGGCGTGAGGTGAATCCGCCCAAGGGCGCGCGCATCCTCGAAATCGGTTGCGGCACCGGGCACAACCTTCCGATGCTCGGCGCCTTCGGCGAGGTCGATGCGATCGAGATCGATCCCGCAGCACGCGAAATCGCGAGCAAGCGTCTCGGCAAAGAAGTCGGCAGCGCGCCGTTGCCCGAACTCTCGGGCGTCGCCGAGGGGCAGTATGACATGATCGCCGTGCTCGACGTGGTCGAGCATATCGAGGATGACGTTGCCGCGCTCGAAGCGATGGCGAAGCGGCTGAAGCCCGGCGGCACCATCCTGATCACCGTCCCCGCGCACCAGTGGATGTGGAGCGCGCACGACGTGGTGAACCACCACAAGCGCCGCTATTCCAAGGCGACGCTGATCGCCGCGCTCGAACGCGCCGGTCTCAAATGGCGCAAGCTCGGCTATTTCAACTCGCTGCTGTTTCCCGCTGCGGTCGCCGCGCGGCTCGCGGGCAAGATCACCGGCAAGGACGACAGCGACGATTCGCCACCCGCCAAGCCGCTCAACGCAATCTTCGAGAAGATCTTCGGGCTCGAGCGGCATCTGGTCGGCCGCGTGCCGTTGCCGCCGGGCCTGTCGCTGATCGTCCTCGCTCAGCCCAACGGTTAG
- a CDS encoding GtrA family protein translates to MTAIIHRIGELQRSGVLGQLVRFGIVGVASTVIYSAVYLPLVWWVFPNLAVAAVPFAFAVAVTCGFFMHSAWSFKGHGTRENSGRQHLKFLVVQGFGLLLNALFTWLIADLMHYPEWVPLIPIMTVTPVATFALNRQWVFG, encoded by the coding sequence GTGACGGCGATCATCCACAGAATAGGCGAATTGCAGCGTAGCGGGGTGCTGGGGCAGCTCGTGCGCTTCGGTATCGTGGGCGTGGCGTCGACGGTGATCTACTCCGCCGTCTACCTGCCGCTCGTCTGGTGGGTGTTTCCCAACCTCGCGGTCGCGGCGGTGCCGTTCGCCTTCGCTGTCGCGGTGACCTGCGGCTTCTTCATGCACAGCGCGTGGAGCTTCAAGGGACACGGCACGCGTGAGAATAGCGGGCGCCAGCACCTCAAATTCCTGGTCGTCCAAGGCTTCGGGCTGCTGCTCAACGCGCTCTTCACCTGGCTGATCGCCGACCTAATGCATTATCCCGAATGGGTGCCGCTGATCCCGATCATGACCGTCACGCCGGTCGCGACGTTTGCGCTCAACCGCCAATGGGTGTTTGGTTAG
- a CDS encoding AcrB/AcrD/AcrF family protein, which translates to MTNAVRGFDLERELSVHWLRWTLLAWALIAAWFLWDRWGQINALALGDTDDNMRLMQVRALLDGQGWYDLRQYRLSPPGGLDIHWSRLVDLPLAALILLFKPFVGTPMAERLACGIAPLLPLAVTMAALGATVRRLVAPAVWPIATIILLGCGATMLMFMPLRIDHHGWQLACLALTLAGIADPKGARGGVIVGLSSAASLTIGLELLPYCAIAGAIVTLRWVWDGGEVRRMQAYALSLAGGSTIGFAVFASNANYAMRCDALTPVWLSVTIAAGLLLFAISLLNPANRVARLGLAAVAGAAIAGGFAALFPQCLSRPEGVSDELYDIWLSNVREARPIYRHSFAMGFPIAVLPVIGVIGAAVAAWRARASAVQLTSWIAIGLFTAFAGAMLLWQIRAGPAAQLLAIPGATALVWMIVPWFLNQKYMAVRVVGAVVAFLLFSGLFTGFVVKYVKVDKPQKARSVVNRANARCASAPGMSLIDRSLPPATLFTHVDLGPRLIVMTHHKGIAGPYHRNEQAILDVHHAFAGSPDAFRGIAKRYGAQYLLVCPNMAETTIYRSRAPSGFYGQLAKGKTFTWLDPVKLPEKAPYRLWRIRYDK; encoded by the coding sequence TTGACCAACGCAGTGCGTGGCTTCGATCTGGAACGGGAATTGTCGGTCCACTGGCTGCGCTGGACGCTGCTGGCCTGGGCGTTGATCGCCGCATGGTTCCTGTGGGATCGCTGGGGGCAGATAAACGCGCTGGCCCTTGGCGACACCGACGACAATATGCGGCTAATGCAGGTCCGCGCGCTGCTCGACGGGCAGGGCTGGTACGATCTGCGCCAGTATCGCCTCAGCCCCCCGGGCGGGCTCGACATCCACTGGTCGCGGCTGGTCGATCTGCCGCTGGCCGCGCTGATCCTGTTGTTCAAGCCGTTCGTCGGAACGCCGATGGCCGAACGGCTGGCATGCGGCATCGCCCCGCTGCTGCCGCTTGCCGTAACGATGGCTGCGCTCGGCGCGACCGTGCGGCGACTAGTCGCGCCGGCCGTCTGGCCGATCGCCACGATCATCCTGCTCGGCTGCGGCGCGACGATGCTGATGTTCATGCCGCTGCGCATCGATCATCACGGCTGGCAGCTCGCCTGCCTCGCGCTGACGCTGGCGGGCATCGCCGATCCCAAAGGCGCGCGCGGCGGGGTGATCGTCGGGCTTTCAAGCGCCGCGTCGCTCACCATCGGGCTCGAACTGCTGCCCTATTGCGCAATAGCTGGAGCGATCGTGACATTGCGCTGGGTTTGGGACGGCGGCGAGGTGCGGCGGATGCAGGCCTATGCGCTGTCGCTGGCGGGTGGAAGCACGATCGGGTTTGCGGTCTTCGCCTCGAACGCCAACTATGCGATGCGCTGCGACGCGCTGACCCCGGTATGGCTGTCGGTGACGATTGCGGCGGGCTTGCTGCTGTTTGCGATCAGCCTGCTCAATCCGGCCAACCGAGTTGCCCGGCTGGGGCTCGCTGCGGTAGCGGGAGCGGCAATCGCGGGCGGGTTCGCCGCGCTGTTCCCGCAATGCCTGTCGCGCCCCGAGGGCGTGTCGGACGAGCTCTACGACATCTGGTTGAGCAATGTGCGCGAGGCGCGACCGATCTACCGCCACAGCTTTGCGATGGGGTTCCCGATCGCGGTTCTTCCGGTGATCGGGGTCATCGGCGCCGCCGTCGCAGCCTGGCGCGCCCGTGCATCGGCGGTGCAGCTGACCAGCTGGATCGCGATCGGGCTGTTCACCGCCTTCGCCGGAGCGATGCTGCTATGGCAGATCCGTGCCGGACCGGCGGCACAGCTGCTCGCCATCCCCGGCGCGACTGCGCTGGTGTGGATGATCGTGCCGTGGTTCCTCAATCAGAAGTATATGGCGGTACGCGTCGTAGGCGCGGTGGTGGCGTTCCTGCTGTTCTCAGGCCTCTTCACCGGCTTCGTCGTCAAATATGTGAAGGTCGATAAGCCGCAAAAGGCGCGCAGCGTGGTCAACCGCGCCAATGCGCGCTGCGCCAGTGCGCCCGGCATGTCGCTCATCGACCGGTCGCTGCCGCCTGCGACGCTGTTCACCCATGTCGATCTGGGGCCCCGGCTGATCGTGATGACGCATCACAAAGGGATCGCCGGGCCCTATCATCGCAACGAACAGGCGATTCTCGACGTCCACCACGCCTTTGCGGGCAGCCCCGACGCGTTCCGCGGCATCGCCAAGCGCTATGGCGCGCAGTACCTGCTGGTCTGCCCCAACATGGCCGAGACGACCATCTACCGCAGCCGCGCGCCCAGCGGCTTCTACGGTCAGCTTGCCAAGGGCAAGACGTTCACCTGGCTCGATCCGGTGAAGCTGCCCGAAAAGGCGCCCTACCGGCTGTGGCGGATCCGCTACGACAAATAG
- a CDS encoding MarC family protein, which produces MIELFLSAFATLFVVIDPPGCAPIYAGLTKGAPLAQQRSMAIRAVVIASAILLVFALVGEALLKTLGISLNAFRIAGGIMLFIIALEMVFEKRQERREDRANKIMETPEVEDVSVFPMGMPMIAGPGSIATVMLLVSRSDGAGETAVVFAALGLVLILTLIALLAAGPLMRLLGAKIESVITRLLGVLLSALAIQFVIDGIKRSFGL; this is translated from the coding sequence ATGATCGAGCTGTTTCTCTCCGCCTTCGCTACGCTGTTCGTGGTGATCGACCCGCCGGGCTGCGCGCCGATCTATGCAGGCCTGACCAAGGGCGCGCCGCTCGCGCAGCAGCGCAGCATGGCGATTCGTGCGGTGGTGATTGCCAGCGCTATCCTGCTGGTGTTCGCACTGGTCGGAGAGGCGCTGCTCAAGACGCTCGGCATCAGTCTCAATGCCTTCCGCATCGCGGGCGGGATCATGCTGTTCATCATCGCGCTGGAGATGGTGTTCGAAAAGCGTCAGGAACGCCGCGAGGACCGCGCCAACAAGATCATGGAGACGCCCGAGGTCGAGGACGTTTCGGTCTTTCCGATGGGCATGCCGATGATCGCGGGGCCGGGCTCGATCGCGACCGTGATGCTGCTCGTCTCGCGCAGCGACGGGGCGGGTGAGACTGCGGTGGTATTCGCCGCGCTCGGGCTGGTGCTGATCCTGACCCTGATCGCGCTGCTCGCCGCCGGACCGCTGATGCGGCTGCTCGGCGCCAAGATCGAATCGGTCATCACCCGCCTGCTCGGCGTGCTGCTCTCGGCCCTGGCGATCCAGTTCGTGATCGACGGGATCAAGCGCAGCTTCGGGCTGTAG
- the galE gene encoding UDP-glucose 4-epimerase GalE — protein MRDGAVMVTGGAGYIGSHAVLALLDAGWRVVVLDNLVTGFDWAVDPRANLVVANVADDDKVRAAIREHGITAIMHFAGSVVVPESVSDPLKYYRNNTAASRSLIESAVAEGVKHFIFSSTAATYGIPKVVPVREDSPQLPINPYGMSKLMTEHMLRDVAAAHPLNFAALRYFNVAGADPQGRSGQSTAGATHLIKVAVEAATGKRDGVSVFGTDFATRDGTGVRDYIHVTDLAAAHVDALDLLVAEPRQSHFLNAGYGRGYSVLEVLDAVDRVTNVKIERRLEGRRAGDPDELISDNRAILEALPWRPKHDDLDRIVKDALAWERKLAERA, from the coding sequence ATGCGCGACGGCGCGGTGATGGTGACGGGCGGGGCGGGCTATATCGGCAGCCATGCGGTGCTGGCCCTGCTCGATGCAGGCTGGCGCGTCGTGGTGCTCGACAATCTCGTCACCGGGTTCGACTGGGCGGTCGATCCGCGCGCAAACCTGGTGGTCGCCAATGTCGCCGACGATGATAAGGTCCGCGCGGCGATCCGCGAGCACGGCATCACCGCGATCATGCACTTCGCCGGATCTGTCGTGGTTCCGGAATCGGTCAGCGACCCGCTCAAATATTATCGCAACAACACCGCGGCATCCCGCAGCCTGATCGAGAGCGCGGTGGCCGAAGGGGTGAAGCACTTCATCTTCTCCTCCACCGCAGCGACCTACGGCATTCCCAAAGTCGTCCCCGTGCGTGAGGATTCGCCGCAGCTGCCGATCAACCCCTATGGCATGTCGAAGCTGATGACCGAGCATATGCTTCGCGACGTCGCGGCGGCGCACCCGCTAAACTTCGCCGCCCTGCGCTATTTCAACGTCGCCGGTGCCGATCCGCAGGGCCGCTCGGGTCAGAGTACTGCGGGCGCGACTCACTTGATCAAGGTCGCGGTCGAGGCGGCGACCGGCAAGCGTGACGGCGTGTCGGTGTTCGGCACCGATTTCGCTACGCGCGACGGCACCGGGGTGCGCGACTATATCCATGTCACCGATCTCGCTGCGGCGCATGTCGATGCGCTCGACCTGCTGGTCGCGGAACCCAGGCAGAGCCACTTCCTCAACGCCGGCTACGGACGGGGCTATTCGGTGCTCGAAGTGCTCGACGCGGTCGATCGCGTGACCAATGTGAAGATCGAGCGCCGCCTCGAAGGGCGCCGTGCAGGCGATCCGGATGAGCTGATCTCGGACAATCGCGCGATCCTCGAAGCGCTGCCGTGGCGGCCGAAGCATGACGATCTCGACCGAATCGTGAAGGATGCGCTCGCCTGGGAGCGCAAGCTGGCGGAGCGCGCATGA
- the msrA gene encoding peptide-methionine (S)-S-oxide reductase MsrA: MTTETAILAGGCFWCVEAVFKDLIGVESVESGYIGGHVPEPTYKAVCGGDTGHAEALKVVFDPAQISYGDLLDIFFATHDPTQLNRQGNDVGTQYRSAIFPQSPEQEEAAKAGIERNASEWPAPIVTTIEANDTWWPAEGYHQDYWEGEGQRNPYCLAVIPPKLNKLRKSFANRIKEGAQA; this comes from the coding sequence ATGACCACCGAAACCGCAATTCTCGCGGGCGGCTGCTTCTGGTGCGTGGAAGCCGTGTTCAAGGACCTGATCGGCGTCGAGTCAGTCGAAAGCGGCTATATCGGCGGGCACGTGCCCGAACCGACCTACAAGGCGGTTTGCGGTGGCGATACTGGCCATGCCGAGGCGCTGAAGGTCGTATTCGACCCCGCGCAGATCAGCTATGGCGACCTGCTCGACATCTTCTTCGCGACGCACGATCCGACCCAGCTCAACCGCCAGGGCAACGACGTCGGCACGCAGTACCGGTCGGCGATCTTCCCGCAGTCGCCCGAGCAGGAGGAAGCGGCAAAGGCCGGGATCGAGCGCAACGCCAGCGAATGGCCTGCGCCGATCGTCACCACGATCGAGGCGAACGACACCTGGTGGCCGGCCGAGGGCTATCATCAGGATTATTGGGAAGGCGAAGGCCAGCGCAATCCCTATTGCCTGGCGGTAATTCCGCCCAAGCTCAACAAGCTGCGCAAGAGCTTCGCCAACCGGATCAAGGAAGGCGCTCAGGCCTGA
- the aqpZ gene encoding aquaporin Z codes for MTNVQRGLAELVGTFWLVFGGCGSAVLAAAFPEVGIGLLGVSFAFGLTVLTMAYSIGHISGCHLNPAVTFGLWAGGRFAGKDIPLYVVAQVIGAVIAAWLLYCIASGAPGGYDLAGGLAANGFGEHSPGKFNLQSALAIEVVLTFMFVVIIMGSTDSRAPAGFAPIAIGLALMLIHLISIPVTNTSVNPARSTGPALIVGGWAISQLWLFWVAPIVGGVLGGIFYKALGADASKRPPVEGAPL; via the coding sequence ATGACCAATGTGCAACGGGGGCTGGCCGAACTGGTCGGCACATTCTGGCTGGTCTTTGGCGGCTGCGGCAGCGCGGTGCTGGCGGCGGCGTTTCCGGAAGTCGGCATCGGGTTGCTTGGGGTATCGTTCGCCTTCGGCCTGACGGTGCTGACAATGGCCTATTCGATCGGGCACATTTCGGGCTGCCATCTCAATCCGGCGGTGACGTTCGGCCTGTGGGCCGGGGGGCGCTTTGCGGGCAAGGATATTCCGCTCTATGTCGTCGCGCAGGTGATCGGCGCCGTGATCGCGGCATGGCTGCTTTATTGTATCGCAAGCGGTGCGCCGGGGGGATACGACCTCGCGGGCGGGCTCGCCGCGAACGGCTTTGGCGAGCATTCGCCGGGCAAGTTCAATCTCCAGTCGGCGCTGGCGATCGAGGTCGTGCTGACCTTCATGTTCGTAGTCATCATCATGGGATCGACCGACAGCCGTGCGCCCGCGGGTTTCGCGCCGATCGCGATCGGTCTTGCACTGATGCTGATCCACCTCATCTCGATTCCGGTCACCAACACCTCGGTCAATCCGGCGCGCAGCACCGGGCCGGCGCTGATCGTCGGCGGTTGGGCCATCAGCCAGCTCTGGTTGTTCTGGGTGGCGCCGATCGTCGGCGGCGTGCTCGGCGGGATCTTCTACAAGGCGCTCGGCGCCGATGCGTCGAAGCGGCCCCCGGTGGAGGGTGCGCCGCTCTAG
- a CDS encoding L-threonylcarbamoyladenylate synthase codes for MAAPNPLIETLILPYGEAAIARAAGVIDGGGCVAIPTETVYGLAADATNRDAVAGVYAAKGRPSFNPLIVHVTDRRAAEKIALFDRDARALADAFWPGPLTLVLPLRPEAEIAGIVTAGLDTVAIRVPQHRAMQALLAASGKPLAAPSANASGTISPTRAAHVAVSLHGRIPLIVDDGPTSGGIESTIVALGGNPRLLRPGPIPAEAIEREIGRWLSGGSEAIEAPGQLASHYAPTKPVRLDATERCADEWLIGFGAVAGNDTLSAAGDLIEAAAALFDALHRADDSDCAAIAVAPVPDKGIGVAINDRLRRAAHRP; via the coding sequence ATGGCCGCTCCAAATCCGCTGATCGAAACCCTGATCTTACCCTACGGCGAGGCTGCGATCGCACGTGCCGCCGGGGTGATCGATGGGGGGGGATGCGTCGCGATTCCGACCGAGACAGTCTATGGGCTCGCCGCCGATGCCACGAATCGCGATGCGGTGGCGGGCGTCTATGCCGCCAAGGGGCGTCCGTCGTTCAATCCGCTGATCGTGCATGTCACGGATCGGCGGGCGGCCGAGAAGATCGCGTTGTTCGACCGGGATGCGCGCGCGCTCGCCGATGCTTTCTGGCCCGGCCCGCTCACGCTGGTGCTGCCGTTGCGGCCGGAAGCTGAAATCGCCGGCATCGTGACCGCGGGGCTCGATACCGTCGCGATCCGCGTGCCCCAGCATCGCGCGATGCAGGCGTTGCTCGCGGCCAGCGGCAAGCCGCTCGCCGCACCCTCGGCCAATGCCAGCGGTACGATCAGCCCGACGCGTGCTGCGCATGTCGCAGTCAGCCTGCATGGCCGCATCCCGTTGATCGTCGACGATGGCCCCACCAGCGGCGGCATCGAATCGACCATCGTCGCGCTCGGCGGCAATCCGCGGCTGCTGCGTCCCGGCCCGATTCCGGCAGAGGCGATCGAGCGCGAGATCGGGCGCTGGCTTTCCGGGGGAAGCGAGGCGATCGAGGCGCCCGGGCAGCTCGCCAGCCACTATGCGCCTACCAAACCGGTCCGGCTCGATGCGACCGAGCGCTGCGCGGACGAATGGCTGATCGGCTTTGGCGCAGTGGCGGGTAACGACACGCTTTCCGCCGCCGGCGATCTGATCGAGGCGGCAGCGGCTCTGTTCGATGCGCTTCACCGTGCCGACGATTCGGATTGCGCGGCGATTGCCGTCGCGCCCGTTCCCGACAAGGGTATCGGCGTTGCGATCAATGATCGCCTCCGCCGCGCCGCGCACCGTCCATAG